The following proteins are encoded in a genomic region of Toxotes jaculatrix isolate fToxJac2 chromosome 3, fToxJac2.pri, whole genome shotgun sequence:
- the nudt3b gene encoding diphosphoinositol polyphosphate phosphohydrolase 1, translating into MMKLKSNQTRTYDGDGYKKRAACLCFRSETEEEVLLVSSSRHPDKWIVPGGGMEPEEEPNVAAAREVCEEAGVKGTLGRLVGVFENQERKHRTYVYVLIVTEVLEDWEDSVNIGRKREWFKIDDAIQVLQCHKPVQATYFEALQESCLTSNGTPLVTTIGGDLSPTYSINQSSVSGIR; encoded by the exons ATGATGAAGCTCAAGTCAAATCAAACCCGGACGTACGACGGGGATGGCTACAAGAAGCGGGCCGCCTGTCTGTGCTTCAGGAGCgagacggaggaggag GTGTTGCTGGTGAGCAGTAGTCGACATCCTGACAAGTGGATAGTTCCTGGAGGGGGAATGGAGCCGGAAGAAGAGCCCAATGTTGCTGCAGCTCGAGAAGTGTGTGAAGAG gcCGGTGTGAAGGGGACTTTAGGTCGCTTAGTTGGAGTATTTGAG AACcaagagaggaaacacagaacCTACGTCTATGTTCTTATTGTAACAGAGGTGCTGGAGGACTGGGAGGACTCGGTCAATATTG GGAGAAAAAGGGAATGGTTTAAAATAGACGATGCCATACAAGTGTTGCAGTGTCACAAGCCTGTGCAGGCCACCTACTTTGAGGCTCTCCAGGAGAGTTGCCTGACCAGTAACGGAACACCTTTGGTGACCACGATAGGCGGGGACCTCTCCCCTACCTACAGCATCAATCAGAGCTCTGTCTCGGGTATCAGATAA
- the rps10 gene encoding 40S ribosomal protein S10 gives MLMPKKNRIAIYELLFKEGVMVAKKDVHLAKHPELADKNVPNLHVMKAMQSLKSCGYVKEQFAWRHFYWYLTNEGIQYLRDFLHLPPEIVPATLRRQTRPETARPRPKGMEGERPARLNRGEADRDAYRRSAAPPGADKKAEAGAGAATEFQFRGGFGRGRGQQPQ, from the exons ATGCTGATGCCCAAGAAGAACCGCATTGCTATCTATGAGCTCCTCTTCAAGGAGGGAGTCATGGTGGCCAAGAAAGATGTCCACCTGGCCAAGCATCCCGAGCTTGCTGACAAGAATGTGCCCAACCTTCATGTGATGAAAGCGATGCAG TCCTTGAAGTCCTGTGGGTATGTCAAGGAGCAATTTGCCTGGCGTCATTTTTACTGGTACCTCACCAACGAGGGTATCCAGTACCTGAGAGACTTCCTCCACCTTCCCCCTGAGATCGTGCCCGCCACCCTGCGCCGCCAGACCCGCCCTGAGACCGCAAGGCCCAGGCCCAAGG gAATGGAAGGAGAGAGGCCTGCCCGCCTTAACCGTGGGGAGGCTGACAGAGATGCTTACAGGCGATCTGCTGCACCCC CTGGTGCTGACAAGAAAGCAGAGGCCGGTGCTGGAGCTGCCACAGAGTTCCAGTTT AGGGGTGGCTTCGGACGCGGCAGAGGACAGCAGCCTCAGTAA